The window CGCGTACGCGTGCTCGGGAGGTTTCCCATCGTTGCTTTCGTCGCCTTTCGCGGCCGATCGGTCGTCATGCCCTCTTCTTGACGTAAGTGAACCCAGATTGGTTGTCCCCGGACATCAACCTGAAGGCTGACGGCCCCTGGTCCCGCCGCACGACGGTGTGAAGCTGGTCGCACGAGGTTGGGGTGCCACCGGGTGCGTGTCACGCTTTGAGACGCCTCTGCTCCACGACCCGGGGACCTCACCGAGGCCTCGAGGGAAGGACGGTCGACGACGATGTCTGCCAGCGCTGAAGAACCCGCCCCCTACGGCACCGGATCCGCGCCCAAGCCGGCTTCGGGCCGGAAGGTCCGCGTCCACCACCTGCGGGAACTCAAGGAACGCGGCGAGCCGTGGCCCATGCTCACCGCGTACGACATGTACACCGCCGCGCTGTTCGACGAGGCCGGGATCCCCGTGCTGCTCGTCGGCGACTCCGCGGCCAACAACGTCTTCGGCTACGACACGTCGCTGCCGGTGACGGTCGACGAGCTGTTGCCGCTGGTCCGGGCGGTCACCCGGTCGGTCAAGCGGGCCCTCGTGGTCGCCGACCTGCCGTTCGGCTCCTACCAGCTCTCGCCGCAGCAGGCGCTGGAGACGTCGGTGCGGTTCATGAAGGAGGGCCGCGCGCACGCCGTGAAGCTCGAAGGCGGACGGCGGTTCGCCGCGCACGTCGAGGCACTGACGTCGGCAGGCGTGCCGGTGATGGGCCACATCGGGTTCACCCCGCAGAGCGAGCACAACCTCGGCGGCTACCGGGTGCAGGGGCGCGGCGAAGCGGCCGACGTGCTGCTCGCCGACGCGCTGGCGCTGCAGGAGGCCGGGGCGTTCGCGGTGGTGATGGAGATGGTGCCCGCCGAAGCGGCGAAGCGCGTCACGGCGGAGCTGAAGATCCCGACGGTCGGCATCGGCGCCGGCCCGGACTGCGACGCGCAGGTGCTCGTCTGGCAGGACATGGCCGGGCTGCGCCGCGGCAAGGCACCGCGGTTCGTCAAGCGCTACGCCGACGTCGCGACGGTGCTGCAGAACGCGGCGACGGCCTTCGCGGAGGACGTCCGGCGCGGCGAGTTCCCGGCGCCCGAGCACGCGTTCCACGACTGAGCCGGTCACCGGCGCTTGAACCGATCCGCGAGCGCCGGGTCGTTCTCCCACCACAGCCCCGACGTCGATGCGGCGCCCGAAGCGGCTTCTTCGTCCAACTGGACGTCGATCTGCTTCGCGCGCCGCTCGTCGTCGCGGGCCCACCGGACGAACAGCGCGACCACGAACGGCAGGCCGGCGATGTCGCCGCCGATCCACAGCACGCCCGCGCCGATGATCTGGTCGGTGCGGGGATCGGGCCCCCACCCCGGGTGCGCGGCCGCGTAGTGCGCCGGCGCGAGCAGCGGGCCGAGCCAGAGGACGAGGCCGAGCGCGCCGTCGAAGACGACCTCGGTGAAGGCGATCCACACCGACACCAGGTGCGGGTCCGTGCGCGGGGTCGGATCGAGGCCAAGGCGCGTCCAGAAGTACGTGAAGCCGGCCAGCACGAGCGTGAGCCGGACCAGGCCGTCGACGGCCGGCGAGCGCAGCGTGAGGTCGTAGAGCGGGGTCAGGTAGAGCACCAGCACCGGCACGACCAAGGTGAGCGTGACGACCGGCGGGAACGTCAGCGCGCGGGCGAGCGGGCCGCGGCCGTGCTCGCGCAGCCACCGGGCCGGGACGGTGTCGAGCAGGAGGCGGATCGGCGAGCCCAGGGCCAGCAGCAGCGGCGTGACCATCAGCAGCGTGACGGTCTGGACCGCGCGGACCCAGAACAGCGTCGTGTCGTAGACGGCCAGTGCCGAGCAGGTGACGAGCACGATCGTCGCGAGGCCGGCGAGGAACGCCACCGTGCGGCCCGGCGGCCAGTCGCGACGGCGGGCCGCGCGGACGTAGAGCACGCCCAGTACGAGCACGAGCAGGACCGCCGGGACGTCGAACGTCCAGGCGGTCAGGAGGCGGTCCGCCGTCAGCGGCACGTCACACCGCGAAGAAGATCAGGCTGCCGATTCCGGCGACCACGCAGTAAATGGCGAACGGGGTCAGCGTGCGCGTCTCGAAGTAACCCGTGAGGAACCGGACAGAAATGTACGAAGCGACCCCGGCGATGACGCTGCCGACCAGCGCCGGGCCGAGCGAAGCGTGGTTCTCCGGGGCGAACAGCGTCGGCATCTTCAGCACGCCCGCGGCGAGGATGACCGGCGTGGCCAGCAGGAACGCGAAGCGTGCGGCGTCCTCGTGGCCGAGCCCGCGGCGCAGCCCGGCGACCATCGTGATGCCCGAGCGGCTGATGCCCGGCAGCAGCGCGAGGATCTGCGCGGCGCCGATCAGCACCGCCTCGCCGACCCGCAGCTTCGCCAGCCGGACGTCGGTCGCCTCCTCGACGGTGACCGCCCGCATGACCAGGGTCTCCTCGGCGGAGAAGTCCACTGTGTCCTCGTTCGGCCCGGCCGGCTTCCGGGAGAACTTCTCGGCCGCGTAGAGGACGCCGCCGTTGAGCGCGAGGAAGATGGCCGACGGCACCGGCTTGCCGAGGAAGTCGCGCAGCAGTCCTTCGAGGAGCAGCCCGGCCAGCCCGACCGGGATCGTGGCGAGCACGAGCAGCCACGCGAGCCGCTGGTCGGGGGTGCGGACCTCGCGGTACCGGACCGACGTCCACAGGCCGCGGATGATCCGCACCCAGTCCTTCCGGAAGAACAGCACGAGCGCCAGCGCGGTGGCGACGTGCATCGCGACGAGCACCGCCAGGTACGGCGAATCCTTGCCGATGCTCAGGTCCTGCTGCCACTGCCCGCCGAGCCAGGCGGGCAGCAGGATGCTGTGGCCGAGACTGGACACCGGAAACAATTCCGACACCCCT of the Amycolatopsis sp. NBC_01488 genome contains:
- the panB gene encoding 3-methyl-2-oxobutanoate hydroxymethyltransferase codes for the protein MSASAEEPAPYGTGSAPKPASGRKVRVHHLRELKERGEPWPMLTAYDMYTAALFDEAGIPVLLVGDSAANNVFGYDTSLPVTVDELLPLVRAVTRSVKRALVVADLPFGSYQLSPQQALETSVRFMKEGRAHAVKLEGGRRFAAHVEALTSAGVPVMGHIGFTPQSEHNLGGYRVQGRGEAADVLLADALALQEAGAFAVVMEMVPAEAAKRVTAELKIPTVGIGAGPDCDAQVLVWQDMAGLRRGKAPRFVKRYADVATVLQNAATAFAEDVRRGEFPAPEHAFHD
- a CDS encoding cytochrome c oxidase assembly protein, with the translated sequence MPLTADRLLTAWTFDVPAVLLVLVLGVLYVRAARRRDWPPGRTVAFLAGLATIVLVTCSALAVYDTTLFWVRAVQTVTLLMVTPLLLALGSPIRLLLDTVPARWLREHGRGPLARALTFPPVVTLTLVVPVLVLYLTPLYDLTLRSPAVDGLVRLTLVLAGFTYFWTRLGLDPTPRTDPHLVSVWIAFTEVVFDGALGLVLWLGPLLAPAHYAAAHPGWGPDPRTDQIIGAGVLWIGGDIAGLPFVVALFVRWARDDERRAKQIDVQLDEEAASGAASTSGLWWENDPALADRFKRR
- a CDS encoding undecaprenyl-diphosphate phosphatase: MSAVTYVEAIVVGALQGVSELFPVSSLGHSILLPAWLGGQWQQDLSIGKDSPYLAVLVAMHVATALALVLFFRKDWVRIIRGLWTSVRYREVRTPDQRLAWLLVLATIPVGLAGLLLEGLLRDFLGKPVPSAIFLALNGGVLYAAEKFSRKPAGPNEDTVDFSAEETLVMRAVTVEEATDVRLAKLRVGEAVLIGAAQILALLPGISRSGITMVAGLRRGLGHEDAARFAFLLATPVILAAGVLKMPTLFAPENHASLGPALVGSVIAGVASYISVRFLTGYFETRTLTPFAIYCVVAGIGSLIFFAV